Proteins from a single region of Desulfobacter postgatei 2ac9:
- a CDS encoding NADH-quinone oxidoreductase subunit K: MMYNPVDIILSFVLLSVLFSFATDRVLILIKLLGFQGVVISIIPFFIGDHVSGGGTVFTLATLLIRGIIIPLSIFVAIRKGTIRRVVEPIVGYHASILCGLAVIIGATYISGRLDIGSVNGFKLLEPAGIALLATGMFLLMARRNAIAMVIGYIMMENGIHLLGSGLSVSTRHIVEFGILLDVLAGVMIMAVILRNIKQTFDDVDTALLRTLKD, translated from the coding sequence ATGATGTACAATCCAGTGGACATAATTCTGTCCTTTGTGCTGCTGTCAGTTCTGTTTTCATTCGCCACCGACCGGGTCCTGATACTGATCAAACTGCTGGGATTCCAGGGCGTCGTGATTTCAATTATTCCCTTTTTCATTGGTGATCATGTGAGTGGCGGCGGCACGGTGTTTACCCTGGCCACCCTGCTCATCCGGGGAATTATTATCCCTTTGAGTATTTTTGTGGCCATCAGGAAGGGAACCATCCGAAGAGTCGTTGAGCCCATTGTGGGATATCATGCCTCCATCTTGTGCGGTCTGGCGGTGATTATCGGCGCGACCTATATTTCCGGACGCCTGGATATCGGATCCGTGAACGGGTTTAAACTTTTGGAGCCTGCAGGCATTGCCCTTTTGGCAACGGGAATGTTTCTGCTCATGGCCCGGAGAAACGCCATTGCCATGGTCATCGGCTATATCATGATGGAAAACGGGATTCACCTGCTTGGGTCGGGTTTGTCCGTCAGTACCCGCCATATTGTTGAATTCGGTATTTTGCTGGACGTTCTGGCCGGAGTTATGATTATGGCCGTGATCCTCCGTAATATTAAACAGACCTTTGACGACGTGGATACGGCGTTGCTCAGAACGTTAAAGGATTAG
- a CDS encoding respiratory chain complex I subunit 1 family protein, with product MIQSISLWLAAILAAPFFSGLILKIKAFFGGKKGPPILINYYTLIKLFKKGSVYSSSTTFVFKLGPVISLAASITVLMFLPIAGFNPVFSFNGDVIFVLYVLGLGRFFTIAAAMDTASPFEGMGAAREAYFPIICEAAMFMILIFFYRITGELQLSAYFAGSSTQNLWRLAGAPLVFIVLSLFIILLTENSRVPVDDPATHLELTMIHEVMVLDHSGPDFGLIELGSFCKLMFYSTIISRMIVPFESAIFGFPIVMYIAGLLIVYVAVGVTESITARYRMDKVPKFVLTSFALAFFATIITLEFVK from the coding sequence ATGATTCAATCCATTTCACTCTGGCTTGCAGCCATTCTGGCAGCACCGTTTTTTTCAGGCCTGATCCTCAAGATCAAGGCATTTTTCGGGGGGAAAAAGGGACCGCCCATTTTGATCAATTACTACACCCTGATCAAACTGTTTAAAAAGGGATCGGTTTACAGCAGCAGCACCACCTTCGTGTTTAAGCTGGGTCCGGTGATCTCCCTTGCCGCCTCAATCACGGTTCTCATGTTTCTGCCCATTGCAGGGTTCAATCCCGTGTTCTCCTTTAACGGGGATGTAATTTTCGTCCTGTATGTTCTGGGGCTTGGCCGGTTTTTCACCATTGCGGCGGCCATGGATACCGCATCTCCCTTTGAAGGTATGGGCGCGGCCAGAGAAGCGTATTTTCCCATTATCTGTGAGGCTGCCATGTTTATGATCCTGATCTTTTTTTACCGGATCACCGGGGAGCTGCAATTGTCCGCCTACTTTGCAGGCAGCAGCACCCAAAACCTGTGGCGTTTGGCAGGCGCACCGTTGGTGTTCATTGTACTCTCGTTGTTTATCATTCTGCTGACTGAAAATTCCAGAGTTCCGGTGGATGACCCGGCCACTCACCTGGAACTGACCATGATCCATGAAGTCATGGTCCTGGATCACAGCGGCCCGGATTTCGGGCTTATTGAACTCGGCTCTTTCTGCAAGCTCATGTTCTATTCCACCATTATTTCAAGGATGATTGTTCCCTTTGAATCCGCGATATTCGGATTCCCGATAGTAATGTATATCGCAGGCCTTCTGATTGTCTACGTAGCTGTGGGTGTAACAGAGTCGATAACTGCCAGGTACCGGATGGACAAGGTGCCAAAATTTGTGCTGACCTCCTTTGCCCTGGCCTTTTTTGCAACCATCATCACCTTGGAGTTTGTAAAATGA
- a CDS encoding proton-conducting transporter transmembrane domain-containing protein — MCQFFSSTLIILLGGFLALVFARQKKFSKGIAVLFLSGGSLLGLIDAADKLLNTTGASASFKYLDLFSLSFHVDGLSAFFLTAIFAVSMMAAIYSFHYMESEAGGIKTGVNYFFFSILISSMALVVTAANIITFMISWEIMSLSSFFLVIYGHESAENRKAGYLYFVFSHVGAMFILAAFGLIYGHTGSFEFASMADVPETIKIVIFVLSFIGFGSKAGVFPFHIWLPHAHPAAPSHISAVMSGVMIKTGIYGILRVYAILDFHSPVFGYITLIAGVVSGILGVVYALGQDDIKRLLAYSSMENIGIILIGLGMGMIGAATGNPLVAVLGFAGGILHVLNHSVFKSLLFMGAGMVLHQTGTRSIDALGGLLKGMKITGSTFIIASLAICGLPPFNGFVSEFLIYMGSFKAIPLGSISFAMSVFAIISLAVIGGLALACFTKVVGVVFQGEPRTKAAENTKENGLAMMIPMGVLAAACVIIGVFPKVFIQMALTAVQALGLDYARLPVEPFGQITGNITFAALLFFVIVLIVMGIRSIYYKNKTTPTSGTWGCGFTQPTVKMQYTGSSYAGSILEFFSAAAPLSEDHPPIKGRFPLKTHYHSHVNDIAELHMKNAVVRPVFYLFDKLRWMQHGDIHLYIGYILLAIVLLLFFI, encoded by the coding sequence ATGTGTCAATTTTTTAGTTCCACACTCATCATTCTGCTTGGAGGTTTTTTAGCGCTTGTTTTTGCGCGGCAGAAGAAGTTTTCAAAAGGCATTGCCGTGTTGTTTCTCAGCGGGGGATCTCTCTTAGGACTGATTGATGCCGCAGATAAACTTCTAAATACAACCGGGGCCTCGGCCTCTTTCAAGTATTTGGACCTCTTTTCACTTTCTTTTCATGTTGACGGCCTCTCCGCCTTTTTCCTGACTGCCATATTCGCCGTTTCTATGATGGCCGCCATTTACAGTTTCCACTACATGGAAAGTGAAGCAGGCGGCATTAAAACCGGGGTCAATTACTTTTTCTTCAGTATCCTGATTTCGTCCATGGCCCTAGTGGTGACCGCCGCCAATATCATTACGTTCATGATTTCATGGGAAATTATGTCCCTGTCCTCCTTTTTTCTGGTGATTTACGGCCATGAGTCAGCCGAAAACAGAAAAGCCGGTTACCTTTACTTTGTCTTTTCCCATGTGGGCGCCATGTTCATCCTTGCCGCATTTGGGCTGATTTACGGGCACACCGGCAGCTTTGAATTCGCTTCCATGGCCGATGTGCCTGAAACAATAAAAATAGTAATTTTTGTACTCTCCTTTATCGGATTCGGCTCCAAAGCCGGCGTCTTTCCCTTTCATATCTGGCTGCCCCATGCCCATCCTGCGGCCCCCAGCCATATATCAGCGGTGATGTCCGGGGTGATGATCAAGACCGGCATTTACGGGATATTGCGGGTTTACGCGATCCTGGATTTTCACTCCCCTGTTTTCGGGTACATTACCCTGATCGCCGGCGTGGTTTCCGGGATTCTGGGGGTGGTTTATGCCCTGGGCCAGGACGATATCAAGCGGCTTTTAGCCTATAGCAGTATGGAGAATATCGGAATCATCCTCATCGGCTTGGGAATGGGGATGATCGGTGCGGCAACGGGTAATCCCCTGGTTGCTGTTCTTGGCTTTGCCGGTGGCATTCTTCATGTTCTGAACCACTCGGTGTTTAAATCCCTGCTGTTCATGGGGGCGGGCATGGTGCTGCACCAGACCGGCACCCGGTCCATTGACGCCCTGGGCGGACTGCTCAAGGGCATGAAAATTACCGGAAGCACATTCATCATCGCCTCTTTGGCCATTTGTGGCCTGCCGCCCTTTAATGGATTTGTCAGTGAATTTCTCATCTATATGGGCAGTTTCAAGGCCATCCCCCTGGGGTCCATAAGCTTTGCCATGAGCGTATTTGCAATCATCAGCCTGGCCGTTATCGGCGGACTGGCCCTGGCCTGTTTTACCAAGGTCGTCGGGGTGGTCTTCCAGGGAGAACCCCGGACCAAAGCCGCCGAAAATACCAAAGAAAACGGCTTGGCCATGATGATTCCCATGGGCGTCCTTGCGGCAGCCTGCGTCATCATCGGTGTGTTTCCAAAGGTGTTCATCCAAATGGCCTTAACGGCAGTTCAGGCGTTAGGCCTTGACTACGCCCGGTTACCTGTAGAGCCCTTTGGTCAGATAACGGGGAACATCACCTTTGCGGCCCTGCTGTTCTTTGTGATTGTCCTGATTGTCATGGGCATCCGGTCAATCTACTACAAAAATAAAACGACCCCGACATCCGGAACATGGGGTTGCGGCTTTACCCAGCCAACGGTTAAAATGCAGTATACGGGATCTTCCTATGCCGGGTCCATTTTAGAATTTTTCAGTGCCGCTGCACCGCTGTCCGAGGACCATCCGCCCATCAAGGGACGGTTTCCGTTAAAAACCCATTACCACAGCCATGTCAACGACATTGCAGAACTTCACATGAAAAATGCGGTTGTCCGTCCTGTTTTTTACCTGTTTGACAAGCTTCGGTGGATGCAGCACGGGGATATTCATCTCTATATCGGATATATTTTGCTGGCAATTGTATTGCTGCTCTTTTTTATATGA
- a CDS encoding molybdopterin-dependent oxidoreductase — MSDIKKIITTCTRDCPNTCGLEATVENGRLVRLTGSKNHPLTRGMACHKALKYIDRVYSKERITKPMMRGASGRREVLWDEALDLIAEKMKTIRDEDGPQAILYYQGYGERTALKLLNKCFFNMFGGVTTLHGSLCGGTGQASQNMDLGNRISHDPLDHYNSRAMILWGRNPATTQIGLVPIIKEIKKKGGRIITIDPFRNRSAALSDRHIAPAPNMDAYLAMAAAKILIDRGAHDIDFLSHHSAGYTAYKAILDRYRVDKLCYLAGVSGEDAQYIADTLINFKPTSILLGWGLHRHKEAHFTIRAIDALGAVSGNIGVEGGGVSQGFEEYGPYDPKCWGDQLNPGRRTILMPYVGEELLNAQNPPIRMVYVTAANPVCMAPNSALVAEALKRMEFVVYSGHFLDDTAELADVFLPATTFLEEYDVMASYGHNYVGPVNPAIEPVGDCRSEFQMFTELAKRFSFKDQYCKSADAWLAEICAPIKAWGGDLDELRHTPFRVPEPMAPYLDKVFATPSGKFEFMTQFDGDLLKKDDETYPYTLLSVAPFDYICSERTLADHPPLPEVRLHPAEAEKLGLADGRPVIVKSPIGRVKALLRIDASTRRDCLVTERGGWIKAGHGLNRLTAEMVSTVGNGTPYYDTRVTLCRV, encoded by the coding sequence ATGAGCGATATCAAAAAAATCATTACCACCTGCACCAGGGACTGCCCTAACACTTGCGGACTTGAAGCCACGGTTGAAAACGGCCGTCTGGTGCGTCTGACCGGATCGAAAAATCATCCGCTGACCCGGGGGATGGCCTGTCACAAGGCGTTAAAATACATTGACCGGGTTTACAGCAAGGAGCGCATCACAAAACCCATGATGCGTGGCGCATCAGGCCGGCGCGAGGTCTTATGGGATGAGGCCCTGGATCTCATTGCCGAAAAAATGAAAACGATCCGTGATGAGGATGGACCCCAAGCCATTCTCTACTATCAGGGCTATGGGGAAAGAACCGCTCTCAAACTGCTCAACAAGTGTTTTTTTAACATGTTCGGGGGGGTCACTACCCTGCACGGGTCACTGTGCGGAGGTACCGGTCAGGCATCCCAGAATATGGACTTGGGAAACCGCATCTCCCATGACCCTTTGGACCATTACAACTCCAGGGCCATGATCCTCTGGGGCAGGAACCCTGCAACCACACAGATCGGACTGGTTCCCATTATCAAAGAGATAAAGAAAAAAGGCGGCCGGATCATCACCATTGATCCCTTCCGTAACCGGAGCGCCGCCCTTTCCGACCGCCATATCGCGCCAGCTCCGAATATGGATGCATATCTGGCCATGGCTGCCGCAAAAATTTTGATCGACCGGGGTGCTCATGATATTGATTTTCTTTCCCATCACAGTGCAGGTTACACTGCATACAAAGCCATTCTTGATCGCTACAGGGTAGATAAATTATGTTACCTTGCCGGTGTTTCCGGAGAAGATGCCCAGTACATCGCAGACACGCTGATCAACTTCAAACCCACGTCGATCCTTCTGGGCTGGGGGCTTCACCGTCACAAAGAGGCCCATTTCACCATCCGCGCCATTGATGCGTTAGGGGCTGTTTCAGGCAATATCGGTGTGGAAGGCGGAGGGGTCAGCCAGGGGTTCGAAGAATACGGTCCCTATGATCCGAAGTGCTGGGGAGACCAGCTCAATCCCGGACGTCGAACGATTTTGATGCCCTATGTGGGGGAAGAACTTTTAAACGCCCAAAACCCTCCGATTCGAATGGTTTACGTAACGGCGGCCAACCCGGTCTGCATGGCCCCTAATTCCGCGCTTGTGGCAGAAGCATTGAAGCGCATGGAGTTCGTGGTTTACAGCGGTCACTTTTTGGATGATACCGCAGAACTGGCCGATGTGTTCCTGCCGGCCACCACCTTTCTTGAAGAATATGATGTGATGGCAAGTTATGGCCATAACTATGTGGGTCCGGTCAACCCGGCCATTGAGCCCGTGGGCGACTGCAGAAGCGAATTTCAGATGTTCACGGAACTTGCCAAACGGTTTTCCTTTAAAGATCAGTACTGCAAAAGCGCCGATGCCTGGCTCGCCGAGATATGCGCGCCGATCAAAGCCTGGGGAGGCGATCTGGATGAACTGAGGCACACCCCCTTTCGAGTCCCGGAACCCATGGCGCCTTACCTTGACAAAGTCTTTGCCACCCCTTCGGGGAAATTCGAATTCATGACCCAATTCGATGGGGATCTCCTCAAAAAGGATGATGAAACATATCCATACACCCTGTTGAGTGTCGCACCCTTCGATTATATCTGCTCCGAACGAACCCTTGCAGACCATCCGCCATTGCCGGAGGTACGCCTGCACCCTGCTGAAGCTGAAAAATTAGGCCTTGCAGACGGCCGACCCGTAATAGTTAAAAGCCCCATAGGACGTGTGAAGGCCCTGCTTCGCATTGATGCATCCACAAGACGGGACTGTCTGGTCACCGAACGCGGCGGGTGGATCAAAGCCGGCCATGGGTTGAACAGGCTTACAGCTGAAATGGTCAGCACGGTGGGTAACGGGACGCCCTATTACGATACCCGGGTCACGCTCTGTCGTGTTTGA
- a CDS encoding TrkH family potassium uptake protein, with product MRWPFIIRIIGVLLFVLGLCMTLPLGCSLFFKDGAHQGHLTAMAVTTIMGAIMVVISKKAGNHDYINQREGIAVVALGWLGIGLFGALPFFLAPDFSTYTDAFFESVSGFTTTGSSVMTNIEGAAPSLLLWRSLIQWLGGMGIIVLSLAILPFLGVGGIQLYKAEVPSPVPDKLTPRLSDSAKILWIVYAGMTLLLILFLYFGGMNLFESVCHALTTLPTGGFSPKNLSIAHYDSAYFDYTITIFMLLAGINFSLHYQILRGNGLAFWKDAECRFFLYTVLVGTLIITLNTWGPVYDNFSKAFRFAIFQVVSIVTTTGYATADYELFPGLSQVLLFFGMFIGASAGSTGGGMKCARIMVCIKYCYRELFKLIHPRSVSHIKLNNALIPEELLRSILGFIALYILIFVMATTLLSALGVDLLTSLGAVASCIGNIGPGFGTVGPVENFAHLPQAGKWLLSWCMLAGRLEIYTVIILLVPEFWKQ from the coding sequence ATGCGCTGGCCTTTTATCATACGGATCATCGGCGTCCTTCTTTTTGTACTGGGACTTTGCATGACCCTGCCTTTGGGCTGCAGCCTGTTTTTCAAAGACGGGGCTCATCAAGGACACCTAACGGCCATGGCCGTAACCACAATTATGGGCGCGATTATGGTCGTTATTTCCAAAAAAGCCGGGAATCATGATTATATCAACCAGAGGGAAGGCATCGCCGTTGTGGCATTAGGATGGCTAGGCATTGGTCTTTTCGGTGCCCTGCCCTTTTTTCTGGCCCCGGATTTTTCTACGTATACAGATGCCTTTTTTGAATCCGTCTCCGGATTCACCACCACGGGCTCATCGGTGATGACGAACATTGAAGGGGCAGCCCCCAGTCTTTTGCTTTGGCGAAGCCTGATTCAATGGCTGGGTGGCATGGGCATTATTGTCCTCTCCCTGGCCATTCTGCCGTTTCTCGGGGTAGGCGGCATCCAGCTGTATAAAGCCGAGGTGCCAAGTCCGGTACCTGACAAACTTACCCCCCGCTTGTCTGATTCCGCCAAAATTCTCTGGATTGTCTATGCAGGCATGACGCTGTTGCTCATCCTTTTCCTTTATTTCGGAGGAATGAATCTGTTCGAATCGGTATGCCACGCCCTGACCACGCTGCCTACCGGCGGATTTTCACCTAAAAATCTCTCCATTGCCCACTATGATTCCGCCTATTTTGACTATACAATTACCATATTTATGTTGCTTGCAGGGATCAACTTTTCTCTGCATTACCAGATTTTGAGGGGCAATGGGCTTGCGTTCTGGAAAGATGCTGAATGCCGTTTTTTTTTGTACACGGTACTTGTGGGCACCCTGATAATTACACTGAATACCTGGGGGCCAGTGTATGACAACTTTTCCAAAGCCTTCAGGTTCGCCATATTCCAGGTTGTTTCCATTGTAACCACCACAGGCTATGCCACGGCTGATTATGAATTATTCCCGGGGTTGTCCCAGGTTCTTTTATTCTTTGGTATGTTCATCGGTGCCAGTGCCGGCTCCACGGGCGGCGGCATGAAGTGCGCCAGGATTATGGTCTGCATTAAATACTGCTACCGGGAACTGTTCAAGCTGATCCATCCCCGAAGTGTCAGCCATATCAAACTGAACAATGCCCTGATTCCCGAAGAGCTGCTGCGCTCCATCCTGGGATTTATCGCCTTATACATTCTGATTTTTGTCATGGCCACAACGCTTCTATCCGCACTGGGTGTGGATCTATTGACCTCTTTAGGGGCCGTGGCCTCGTGCATCGGCAACATCGGACCGGGTTTCGGCACTGTGGGACCGGTGGAAAACTTTGCACACCTGCCCCAGGCCGGCAAATGGCTTCTCTCCTGGTGTATGCTGGCAGGACGACTGGAAATTTATACCGTAATCATACTTCTGGTCCCTGAATTCTGGAAACAATAG
- the trkA gene encoding Trk system potassium transporter TrkA, giving the protein MKIIIVGAGAVGYNIASRLALESKNVVVVDVDAHATRKIAEDLDVKVVTGSGSNPDTLREAGVVEADILLAVTDSDEINIVSCLIANQISPMTRKLVRLRNEGFIPFHASLKNEPPHIDNIINPEAEVVKTIRKLMTIPGAVDKGEFVNGRVKYVGIRLSETSPIAGMELSDFHHIFGHERPLLAAIIRNNKVIVPRGKDRSMAGDLIYFVCDTEKLEKTLELLGVTVRPVKKVLIVGGGRIGFKLSQSLEQDNIQVKIVESSIDRCNDLSMKMAKTVVLHGDGGDQKLFMEENISQMDAVVTVTNDDETNILVSLLAKNMGVDNTITRISKASYYPLLSTIGIEKVVSPRISAVSSILQDIRQGNVISDISIYGEQGEFIEAVALASSTITKGPIKDISFPKGTLLVCIIRQDEIIIPTGESRVEAGDRIILFAILAAVKKLEKMLTVKLGFF; this is encoded by the coding sequence TTGAAAATAATAATAGTCGGTGCCGGGGCCGTGGGTTACAACATTGCCAGCCGATTGGCCCTTGAAAGCAAGAATGTTGTGGTGGTTGATGTGGACGCACATGCCACCAGAAAGATTGCTGAAGACCTCGATGTCAAGGTCGTAACTGGATCGGGCAGCAACCCCGATACCCTGCGGGAGGCCGGAGTTGTTGAAGCGGATATTCTTCTGGCCGTCACAGACAGTGATGAAATCAATATCGTATCCTGCCTGATCGCCAACCAGATTTCGCCCATGACCAGAAAACTGGTCCGTTTGCGCAATGAAGGCTTTATCCCTTTTCATGCCAGCCTTAAAAATGAACCCCCGCACATTGACAACATCATCAACCCCGAAGCCGAGGTTGTCAAAACCATCAGAAAACTGATGACCATTCCAGGAGCCGTGGATAAAGGCGAATTCGTTAACGGTCGTGTCAAATATGTGGGTATACGGCTGTCAGAAACATCCCCCATAGCCGGAATGGAACTATCCGATTTTCACCATATTTTTGGTCATGAACGCCCTTTGCTCGCCGCCATCATCCGGAACAATAAAGTCATTGTGCCCAGGGGCAAAGACAGGTCCATGGCAGGGGACCTGATCTATTTTGTATGTGACACAGAAAAACTTGAAAAAACCCTGGAGCTTTTAGGGGTAACGGTCAGACCAGTCAAAAAAGTACTTATCGTGGGTGGCGGACGCATCGGTTTCAAACTTAGCCAGTCCCTTGAGCAGGACAATATTCAAGTCAAAATTGTTGAGTCCAGTATAGACCGGTGCAACGATCTTTCCATGAAAATGGCGAAAACCGTGGTACTCCACGGTGACGGCGGAGACCAGAAGCTGTTCATGGAAGAAAACATCAGCCAAATGGATGCGGTGGTCACGGTAACCAATGACGATGAAACCAATATCCTTGTATCCCTTCTGGCAAAAAATATGGGTGTGGACAACACCATCACCCGCATCAGTAAAGCAAGCTATTATCCTTTATTGTCGACCATCGGCATTGAAAAAGTGGTCAGTCCCAGGATATCGGCGGTTTCCTCAATTTTGCAGGATATACGCCAGGGCAATGTGATTTCGGACATTTCCATTTATGGTGAACAAGGTGAATTTATTGAAGCGGTTGCCCTGGCATCCTCAACCATCACCAAAGGGCCTATCAAAGATATCTCCTTTCCCAAAGGGACACTGCTGGTCTGTATCATCCGCCAGGATGAAATCATTATCCCCACAGGAGAGAGCCGGGTAGAGGCAGGGGACCGCATTATTTTATTTGCGATCCTGGCAGCGGTGAAAAAACTTGAAAAAATGCTCACTGTAAAGCTTGGTTTTTTCTGA
- a CDS encoding SLC13 family permease, giving the protein MSTEIADTQKSQLDWKRTLFMLIGLTLFAIVNFSPAWPDAVDPAGKHFILSAQGKGALAIFLLAGTWWVFEVLPIGVTSLAIGALQVLFMVRTAKEALKDFMDPSVLFIFGSLVIGMVFTKTGLTKRLAYKMLAVVGEKTSMIYLGCFVVTAALTHIMAHTAVAATMFPLLMTIYGMYTDEPGPTKFGKGLFIGMAFIAGAGSIITLLGAARGAVAIGFFKDIVGTEISFFELTYYMAPVGWAMTFLLWGFFMIVCKPEKKTIPGLREKAKMLGKAMGGITKQEILAATIIFTAIAIMSIKQFIPAISNLDKNAIMLVATVLFFIFNILNIQDLEAIPWNIILLFGGAMSIGFCLWETGAAEWLAINWLTLFQKANYFVFILSIAFFVMIMTNFIMNVAAIAISLPVALVIAPYLHVAPEVILFASLVTAGMPFLLLVGAAPNAIAYDSKQFTPGEFFMYGIPASIGLMIVVALSVFLWKLMGMPITTM; this is encoded by the coding sequence ATGAGCACTGAAATTGCAGATACACAAAAATCGCAACTGGACTGGAAAAGAACACTGTTCATGCTGATCGGCCTGACTCTGTTCGCTATTGTCAATTTTTCTCCGGCGTGGCCCGACGCCGTGGATCCTGCCGGAAAACATTTTATACTAAGCGCCCAGGGCAAAGGCGCACTTGCCATCTTTCTTCTGGCCGGCACCTGGTGGGTATTTGAGGTTTTACCCATTGGTGTGACCAGTCTGGCTATAGGTGCCCTCCAGGTACTCTTTATGGTCCGTACCGCCAAGGAAGCCCTCAAGGACTTCATGGACCCGTCCGTCCTGTTTATTTTCGGATCCCTGGTCATCGGCATGGTGTTCACAAAAACGGGGCTGACCAAACGTCTGGCCTACAAAATGCTGGCCGTTGTAGGGGAAAAAACCAGCATGATATATCTGGGCTGTTTTGTGGTCACTGCCGCATTGACCCATATTATGGCCCATACGGCTGTGGCAGCCACCATGTTTCCGCTCTTGATGACCATCTACGGGATGTATACGGATGAGCCCGGCCCCACCAAATTCGGTAAAGGCCTGTTCATCGGCATGGCGTTTATTGCAGGTGCCGGCTCCATTATCACGCTTCTGGGCGCTGCTCGCGGTGCCGTGGCCATTGGATTTTTCAAAGATATCGTTGGAACGGAAATCTCCTTTTTCGAGCTGACCTACTATATGGCGCCTGTGGGCTGGGCTATGACCTTTCTTCTCTGGGGCTTTTTCATGATCGTATGCAAGCCTGAGAAAAAAACCATCCCGGGCCTCAGAGAAAAGGCCAAAATGCTGGGAAAAGCCATGGGTGGCATTACAAAACAGGAAATTTTGGCAGCAACCATCATTTTTACCGCCATCGCCATCATGTCCATAAAACAATTCATCCCTGCCATATCCAACCTTGACAAAAACGCGATCATGCTTGTGGCAACGGTTTTATTCTTTATCTTCAACATCCTTAACATTCAAGACCTTGAGGCGATTCCCTGGAATATCATCCTGTTGTTCGGCGGTGCCATGAGTATCGGCTTCTGCCTGTGGGAAACAGGGGCTGCAGAATGGCTTGCCATCAACTGGTTGACCTTGTTCCAGAAAGCCAATTACTTTGTGTTCATTCTAAGCATTGCATTTTTTGTCATGATCATGACCAACTTCATTATGAACGTGGCAGCCATTGCCATATCCCTGCCCGTTGCACTGGTTATTGCCCCTTACCTGCATGTGGCACCTGAAGTAATCCTGTTTGCATCCCTTGTTACCGCCGGCATGCCCTTCCTTTTACTCGTGGGCGCAGCCCCCAACGCCATAGCCTACGACTCCAAACAGTTTACCCCCGGTGAATTTTTCATGTACGGCATTCCGGCATCCATCGGGTTGATGATAGTTGTCGCATTATCCGTATTCCTGTGGAAACTCATGGGGATGCCCATCACTACGATGTAA
- a CDS encoding cytidylate kinase family protein — MTQIAITCGIYASPYRVIDALSALYQCTVYEDPVLIEQTGQAYDLKTDLIFKSIQCRQIPFDNFTHDRKKCLAALKVQISQNILNGPCLFSGILSHLIPASVSGIYRIMSATPMQVRRQRAMNIDHLSSQAATNAIARSDHREERFAAQLNLDSLWDPARHNMALEWEKVDAAAHDMTIEAVNQALEKIRSDIASSTKNADKIMHALDFNISARVDAALAGLGHHLIIESDSGHVLVTLDRKVMNLARAQKEIMDLAREVPGVKSVKTKIGPNFYKGGIVPNWDLTAPFRRKT, encoded by the coding sequence ATGACCCAGATTGCCATTACATGCGGTATATACGCCTCCCCCTACCGAGTTATTGACGCCCTATCTGCCCTATATCAATGCACCGTATACGAAGATCCGGTATTGATTGAACAAACCGGCCAGGCATATGATCTAAAAACAGACCTTATTTTCAAGTCCATCCAGTGCAGACAAATTCCTTTTGACAATTTTACCCACGACAGAAAAAAATGCCTTGCCGCACTGAAGGTACAGATATCCCAGAATATCTTAAATGGTCCCTGCCTGTTTTCGGGTATTTTATCCCACCTGATACCCGCATCTGTTTCCGGCATTTACAGAATCATGTCGGCAACCCCCATGCAGGTGCGCAGGCAAAGAGCCATGAATATAGACCATTTATCCAGCCAGGCCGCCACCAATGCCATCGCTCGGTCCGATCACAGGGAAGAGCGCTTTGCCGCCCAGTTAAATTTAGACTCCCTGTGGGACCCCGCACGGCATAATATGGCTCTGGAATGGGAAAAAGTTGATGCTGCAGCACATGACATGACCATAGAAGCGGTTAACCAGGCCCTTGAAAAAATACGATCAGATATCGCAAGCTCAACCAAAAATGCCGATAAAATAATGCATGCTCTTGATTTTAATATCAGTGCCAGGGTTGATGCAGCCCTAGCCGGCCTTGGACACCACCTGATTATTGAATCTGATTCGGGCCATGTGCTGGTTACTCTTGATAGAAAAGTGATGAACCTGGCCCGGGCACAAAAAGAAATCATGGATCTTGCTCGTGAGGTGCCGGGCGTAAAATCCGTTAAAACGAAAATAGGTCCGAACTTCTACAAAGGCGGCATCGTTCCCAATTGGGACTTGACCGCTCCGTTCAGACGAAAAACTTGA